From the genome of Haloarcula taiwanensis:
GGTGATTGCGGGCGATGGCGCTATCGAGGAGACGCTCGGCAGCGCTGATCTCGAAGCTGCCGACGCACTCGGCGCGCTCACCGGCGACCTGAACGACAACTTCGTTGCCTGTATGATCGCCAAAGAACACGGCTGTCGAACCGTCATGCGCATCGACGAGGACTACCGCGAAGAGATCTACCGGCGCTACGCTTCCGAGGTCGACGAGGTAATCTACCCTGAACGACTGGGCGCTATCGCCGCCAAGAATGCGCTGCTGGGCGGGAACATCCGCGCAGTCGCCGATATCGCACAGAACCTCCAGCTCGTGGAGTTTACCATCCAGCGGCAATCGCCGATGGAGGGGTACACGCTGTCGGAACTGGAACTGCCGTCGGATTCCCGGCTGATGGCACACGGGAAAGGCGAGGCCCCGCTCGCCATTCCCAACCCGGACGAAACGCTAGAGGCCGGTGACCGAGTCGTGATACTGGCCGACTTCGAGACGCTTTCGGATGTCCGAAGCATCGTTGTTGGCGAATCAGAGCGCGCAACCGCGCTTGGAGGTGCCTGAACATGGTCATTGCATACGTTATGGTCAAAGCCCACACCGGTGACGCGGACCGCCTGAAGGATGATATCGAAGCCGTCGACGGTGTTGTCGAGGCACACATCGTTGCCGGTGACGTCGACTTTATAGCGAAAGTGAACGTGGAGACGCCCGCTGAAGTCAAGGATGTCGCAGCGACGCACATCCAAGAAATTCAGGGCGTCGAAACGACACAGACGTATATCGCGATGGATTGAGACAGAGCGTTATCTGTATGCCGTACTCGGCACGGCCCCACTATAGCGGTGTCCCGCCACGAGAGCCGTCACTGCCACCGGTACTCGCCGAATTGAGCAGGTCAGCCACGACACCGACGTAGTCGTAACCGGGTATGACGCCCTCAACGTACGTCCCTTCGACGTACTCGACCAAGGTCTTTGCGACGTCTGCGGCCTGCCGTTCGCCACCCATTGTGTACTCGAACGCGACCACGACCTGCTCGCCGTCCTCGACGACGCTGTACTCGTCCAGTTCGACAGCAGTTCGGGTCGCTTTCGGCGCGTCCTCCAGCCGCCGCTCCAGCGTCTCAAGCCAGCCATCGACGACGGCAGCACCGACCTCGTCGCTTGTCGCGGCCTGCAGCGACGGCGCTCTGACCGTCACCTCGTAGTTCGTCCGCCACTCTTCGCCCTCGGTCGCAGTTACGCGAGCGTCGAAGTTCGTCGTCTCGACAGCGTAGCTATCCCCGGCCGGGACGAGCGCATCGTGTCGGTCGAACGCTTCGGCAACGTCGTCTGGCACGTCAGTCATTACGCCGGTATAGGCCACAGACGTGCAAAAACGCGTCGTGTCCGCCCTCTCTCCGTTCGAAGCATCTGTCATCGCCGCACCCGGATCTGTGACCGACACGGCTGTGCCACATAGACTGTCGAGTGTGTCACACATAAGCGGTCAGCGTTGCTCCTGTGAAGTCTGTGGCCAACTGTGCACAAGCCACAGCGTCCGGTGAACAGCGCACTCTCCTCACCCGAATCGCTCTCCCGTCCGTAGTTCGCATCCCGTTTGCACCGCTCTTCGTGTTCACTCGTCGCAGAATGCGAGGGATGGGATTCGAACCCACGGACCCCTACGGGAGCGGGTCTTAAGCCCACCGCCTTTGGCCAAGCTCGGCTACCCTCGCGCAGATTGAACTCTGCGGGGGCTAGTGAATGGTCCTTTCGGTCTTGGACTGCGAGGTGGGCCATCGTGTCCTATCGTAGGCACGCCGGTGAAGTTCGATAGCGACCGTGACACACTGTTCAACTGTCGCGTACTCTCTGACGCCTGTCCCTACTCCTCGACCGGGAGCCTGTCGGTCGGGAGGAACTTCGTCCGGTCTGCGTGGTCGAACGATGCGACCGGCGTCCCGTCCAGTTTCCTGAGCAACGTCTGGAACGTCGCCCCGTCGTTCGCAGCAGTCACCGCGTTACCGGCGTCCCGGAGTTCGTACGCGCCAGCGATGAACAGCGAAGCGGCGTCCGGATCGAAATACTCGACGGCCAGAAACACCTGCTCTCCGACTGTTCGCCGGTACACGTCGTACGCTTCGAGGGGATTCGATTCGACCAGTCGCGTCACGCCTTCGGCCTTGTTGCCCGGAATAACGAACACGAGTTCGAGGCTGTCACCGTCGTCGACTGTCCGTAGACCCGCATCCCCGGCGGGGACGACGACTGCCTCGCGGCCGTCAGAACGCCGCTGGTCCGCCAGCGCCTGTGTCTCCTCTAACGTCTGTTTCCACGATGCCTTGCGGGCGTCAGAACCAGCGGCAAGCCGTTCGAGGTCGTCTGTCCCCTCGCCACCTGTCTTTACCATACCCTGTCGTTACGCCCGCGGGAGGTAAATGGTGGTGTCACTGGACGCCGAAGATGACTTCCATGCTCAGGGAGAGCCCGAGGACGAACAGACTCGCAACGAAGAGCTTCACCGGCGGCGAGAGCCGGTCTTCGGGCGGAGCGAGCGTATCGAGGGGCGGGACGACACGAGCCAGCATCGACTCGAACGGTGTCCGCTCCCGTGCCGACACGCCAAACGACACGGCGGAGTCGTCCGAGTCGTCGGAATCGAGAGACGGCGCACGCCACAGCGTAACCGAAGCGTAGCCAAACAGCGCGAAGCCGATAAAAAACAGCACGAACTTCACTGTCACCCAGCCGCCGCCGCGAAGCGGTGAGAGTACGCCGCCGATAAGCGTCGCTGTGAGCGTTACGCCGATGGCGTACCACAGCAGATCGAGTACCTTTCCCGCCAGGTTATCCATCGTGCGTGTCGTAGCCACGTTGGCGCAGTTCGTCGCCAGGGGAGACGTGCTCCTGTGCGTGCCGGTGACAGAAGCTCATCCGTCTGTCGTCGACATCGTAGTACTGCGGTGTTTCGGTGTCACACCGACCGCCGAACACTTCCTTGAGGTACGCCCGTGCAGCATCGGGGTCCCCATCACTGAGATACGTCGCAGCCTGTTCGACGTGCTCTCGTACGTCCGGCGGGAGGTCCACGTCGCTGAACTCTTCCTCGACGATTTCCTCGCCGTCAGCCAACGCGGTGTCGAACCCGAGCCGTTCCTTGAGCCGCTCACCGAGCGACTGTTCCGCGCGGGACCGCTCGCGAATGACATCACGGAACTCTCGGATCCGGTCCCACACCGCATCGCTAGCGTCTATGTCTTCGGGCCGTATCCGGACGGGGCACCGCGTTGCGAAGGGACACCCTTCCGGTGGGTCCCGTGGACTCGGTGGCGAGCCGGGCAGGGTAATCCGGTCTGCCTGAACCGTCGGGTCCGGTTCCGGAATCGCCGACAGTAACGCGCGTGTGTAGGGGTTTTCTGGGCGCTGGAACAACTGCTCCGTCGGCCCGACCTCCATGAGGTTCCCGAGGTACATCACTCCGACGCGGTCACAGATGTGCCGGACCACACTCAGGTCGTGCGCGATGAAGAGGTACGTGAGGCCGAACTCTTCTTGCAGGTCTTCCAGCAGATTGAGTATCTGGGCTTGGACGGACACGTCGAGCGCCGAAACGGGTTCGTCGAGGACGACGAACTCCGGCTCGAGTGCGAGCGCCCGTGCGATGCCGATACGCTGTCGCTGGCCGCCGGAGAACTGGTGGGGGTACCGGTAGTAGTGTTCCGGCATGAGTCCGACCTGATCGAGCAGTGTCCGCACCTTCTCCCGACGCTCGCGAGCCGTGCCCTGCTCGTGGACGTCCAGCGGTTCGCGGATAATCTCACCGACAGTCATCCGGTCGTTGAGGCTCGATTCGGGGTCCTGAAACACCATCTGGGCGTTGCGGCGCCACTCCTTGAGGTCGTCGCCGCTGAGTTCGGTTATATCCGTTCCATCGAAGGAGACTGTCCCGGAGGTAGCCGTTTCCAGTTGGATGAGTGTCCGACCGAGGGTTGTCTTGCCACAGCCGGATTCACCGACCAGCCCGAACGTCTCGCCGCGCGAGATCTCGAAGTTCACGCCGTCGACGGCTTTCACTGGGTCCCCGCCGAGCAGTCCACCGCCTTCGTAGTACGTCTTCAGATCCTGCACATCGAGCAATGTCTCGCCGGTCTGGTGGGACGCGGTCTCGACGACAGATTCACTCATCTGGGTCACCTCCCTCCCGCTGGCCGCCGGTGTCCACGGCACTGCTGCCGTGGCCACCATCAGCCCGTGCGTCGCTGTCTTCGGACCCGGCCGGGCCGGTGTCTTCACCGGCTGCTCGGCGCTCAACTGGCCAGTCGTCCGCCGACAGTGCTTCGTCTGCTTCGACGCCTGTCTGGTCCGCGTTCGCTTCGTGCTGTGTCACAGTGTCGTCGGTAGGCATATCTTCGGGGTACAGGAGACAGGCGGCCGTGTGGTCCGCTGATTCGCTGACTTCGACGTGGGCGGGATGGACCCGCTCACACTCGTCAAAGGCCTTCGGGCACCGGCTGACGAACCGACAGTACGACGCCGATTCGTGTGGCGTCGGCACGTCCCCTTCGATAGTGGGTAGCCGATCTGTACTGGGGTTCCGGCCGGGAATACTCTGCAAGAGTCCCTGTGTGTAGGGGTGGTGTGGGTTCGCGAACAGTTCCTCTACGGGTGCCTGCTCGACGACTTCGCCGGCGTACATCACGGCGACGCGGTCGGCGACCTCCGCGATGACGCCCATGTCGTGCGTGATGAACATGATACCGATGTCACGCTTCGTCTGAATCTCCTGTAACAGGTCCAGAATCTGGGCCTGAATGGTGACATCGAGTGCTGTCGTCGGCTCATCACAGATGAGCAGGTCTGGGTCACAGGCCAGTGCCATCGCGATGACGGCTCGCTGGCGCATTCCACCGGAGAACTCGTGGGGGAACTCATCGACACGGCGTGCCGCGTCGGGGATGCCGACTGCACGCAGCAGTTCGATGGCCTCCGACTT
Proteins encoded in this window:
- a CDS encoding ABC transporter ATP-binding protein, yielding MSHIEDGEPLLAVDNLRTVFHSDKEEIRAVDGVSFDIARGETLGIVGESGSGKSVTARSIMGLVDSPGEISEESSIRLDGRELTTLSEKQYRSVRGGDIAMVFQDPLSSLNPVYTVGNQIIEALELHRGMEGAEAKSEAIELLRAVGIPDAARRVDEFPHEFSGGMRQRAVIAMALACDPDLLICDEPTTALDVTIQAQILDLLQEIQTKRDIGIMFITHDMGVIAEVADRVAVMYAGEVVEQAPVEELFANPHHPYTQGLLQSIPGRNPSTDRLPTIEGDVPTPHESASYCRFVSRCPKAFDECERVHPAHVEVSESADHTAACLLYPEDMPTDDTVTQHEANADQTGVEADEALSADDWPVERRAAGEDTGPAGSEDSDARADGGHGSSAVDTGGQREGGDPDE
- a CDS encoding peptide ABC transporter ATP-binding protein; translation: MSESVVETASHQTGETLLDVQDLKTYYEGGGLLGGDPVKAVDGVNFEISRGETFGLVGESGCGKTTLGRTLIQLETATSGTVSFDGTDITELSGDDLKEWRRNAQMVFQDPESSLNDRMTVGEIIREPLDVHEQGTARERREKVRTLLDQVGLMPEHYYRYPHQFSGGQRQRIGIARALALEPEFVVLDEPVSALDVSVQAQILNLLEDLQEEFGLTYLFIAHDLSVVRHICDRVGVMYLGNLMEVGPTEQLFQRPENPYTRALLSAIPEPDPTVQADRITLPGSPPSPRDPPEGCPFATRCPVRIRPEDIDASDAVWDRIREFRDVIRERSRAEQSLGERLKERLGFDTALADGEEIVEEEFSDVDLPPDVREHVEQAATYLSDGDPDAARAYLKEVFGGRCDTETPQYYDVDDRRMSFCHRHAQEHVSPGDELRQRGYDTHDG
- a CDS encoding potassium transporter Trk, encoding MRFVIVGAGRVGLRTARVLQESGHEVVLIERDENAVERARTAGFEVIAGDGAIEETLGSADLEAADALGALTGDLNDNFVACMIAKEHGCRTVMRIDEDYREEIYRRYASEVDEVIYPERLGAIAAKNALLGGNIRAVADIAQNLQLVEFTIQRQSPMEGYTLSELELPSDSRLMAHGKGEAPLAIPNPDETLEAGDRVVILADFETLSDVRSIVVGESERATALGGA
- a CDS encoding transcriptional regulator; the encoded protein is MVIAYVMVKAHTGDADRLKDDIEAVDGVVEAHIVAGDVDFIAKVNVETPAEVKDVAATHIQEIQGVETTQTYIAMD